The Roseibium sp. Sym1 nucleotide sequence CTGTCCGGCAACGCTTCCCAGCTGGCGACCTCGGCACCGTTCCTGATGACCCTCAGCCCCAGTTTCCAGCTGGAAAGCGAAGCAGCCGACATCCTGGCGACCCTCGATCGCATCGATGAACTGGGGGGCGGTGCTCCCGAACTGAGCCGGCCGCTCGCCCGCATCCGGGTGGCGATCAATGACCTTGTCACCGTCATGGCCCCACAGGCGGAGGATGCCGCGACCATCGCGCTGATCGACCGGGAACTCGACCGTCTCCAGCGCCGCTTCCGCAGGCTGGCGCAAGAGGGCGCGCAGCCCCCGCAGCTTCGCCAGGGCTGGTCGTCCCTGCAACAGCTCGTCATGGCCGCCATCGGCGCCCTGCGCAGCCAGGAGCTGATCAAGGTTGGCGAGCACGAGAGCAACTACCGGCGCATCAGGCGGGAGATCGGCGCCACCCTGCCCCCGCCCGTTTCGGACGGCCTTCGGGAGGTCGAGGAAGCGGTCAGCAAGAGAGGCGACCTATTCGCCCTGCGGTTTTCCGGGCTTGCGGCAAAACTGGACGCGGAGAACGCGCTGTTCCGCATCCGCACGGAAGTTGCCCAGGTGAATGCCTTTGCGCTGAACACGGTCACGGATGCCAAGCGCCGGCTGCAGATATCGCGTGACAGGACCACCACCAGCATCACCTTCGCCAAGACGGTCATTCTGGCTCTCACCGGTCTCAGCATGATCGTCGCCGTCGGATCCGCGGTGTTCGTCTCCCGCTACGTGATCGCGAACCTGCATCAGATCACCGCCGTGATGCGCCGTCTGGCGGCAGGCGATCTGAAGGCAAAACTGTCAAGGAAGACGATCTCCAGAGACGAAATCGGCCAGTTGTCCGAAGCCTTCCGCAAGTTCCGCTCCAACGCCCTGCGCCTGGAACGCAAAACCCGGGAAGTCTGGCGCCGCAACGAACTCTTCATCACCGTGTTTCAGAACATCAGCGACGGGGTCGCCGTGCTCTCGCCCACCGGGCAGATCATTGCCGAAAACGGCCGGGTCAGGGAGCTGTTGCGGCTGATGCCCGCCGAAACCGGTCCCCGCCCGAACCTTGCGCAGCTCATCGAAGCGTCCCCTTTCGAGCGGCGATCCAGAGAAAACGAACGGGCCGGGTTCGCGGAATATGCCGATCCCACCGGCCGCGTTCTGGAAGTGCGCCGCTCGCCCCTGCCGGACGGAGGCTCGGTCTGGCTGTTTTCGGAGACCACGGAGCGCAAGCGCATCGACGAACGGCTCGAGGAAATCCGCCGCGTGGAAAGTCTCGGCAAGGTCACCGGCGAAGTCGCGCACGATTTCGGCAACATCCTGTCCACTATTTCCGGCAATCTGCATTTGCTGGAAAACGAGCCGTCGCCCAAGGCCGCGGTGCTGCGCGGCCGCATCAACGACGCGGTGGAACTGGGTGTTTCCCTGATCGAAAGACTGCTCGCCTTTGCCAGAAAACAGCACCTGACCCCTCGGGAGACCGACATTGCGGCCATTGCCGAAGGCATGGAAGACCTGCTGTCCATGGCTCTTCCGGAAACGGTGACACTGACGATCAGCTGTGACGACGGTCCGCTATGCGCCCGGATCGACCCGGGACAACTGGAAAGCGCGATCCTCAACCTGTGTGTCAATGCCGGCCAGGCCATCAGCGACCGCGGCCGGATCGAGATCGGCGTCCACCGGTTCGAGGATGGCGCGGTTGCGCTGTCCGTCAGGGACGACGGCTGCGGCATGGACGAAACCACGCTGCGCCAGGCCGCGGAACCGTTCTTCAGCGCCCGCGCGGACGGAGAAGGAACGGGCCTTGGCCTGTCGATGGTTCACGGGTTCGTCCACCAGTCCGGCGGCACCATTGCCATCGACTCGCAACCGGGCCAGGGAACTTGCGTCACCCTGACGTTTCCGGCGATGGACGGGCATGGCCAGGAAAATGCCGGGCCGCCCCGGCGGACCGGCACGGCGCTTGTCGTGGACGACGATACCGGGTCCGCCCGGGCGATCTCGGAAATGCTGGCAGGTTTCGGATACGACGTCTCGACCGCCAACAGCTTTGAGAAGGCCCGGACCGAACTCCGGCGTGACCGGTCCCTGTCGGTCCTCGTCTCCGACCTGCAACTCGATAACGGGCAGAGCGGCTGGGCGCTTGTGCTACAGGCGCTCGAAACGGTTCCCGACTGCACTGCGATCGCCGTTTCCGGGCACCTGCCTGAAAACGACCCGATCGGGTCTGAATTTGGAGAGCGGTTTGCCAAGCTTGCAAAGCCGGTTACCGCGGAAGCTCTCGCGGCCAAGCTTGGCGAGGTTGACCCGGTGGTCAAGAATTGAGCGGTCAGCGTGCCTTTGTGAACTCTGACCCTGCGTCAGACAAACACCCGCGCCAGGGCCGCGACGGCGAGCGCGGTGGCCGCCCGCTTCGGGCCGGCAAATTCCGATGCGGCCTGACCGGGCACCATCAGGGAGACACGATTGAGATCAGTGGCCTCCAGGTGATCCAGGTCCGCCGATTTCGCTGCTTCCTCGGCGGAAATACGGATTTCATCCAGCATGCGCACAAGGCCCTGCCAGATATGCAAGGGTGGCGCTTCGCTGGTGTTGCACCAGCGAACAATTTCGTCTTCCGAAACCTTCAAAGCCACGGCTGCCTCCGCAGGAGCCAGACCCAGATAGCTCATCACGTCACTGAAATTGCTCATTCTTTTCCCCAAAGACGTAGCACGCCCCGAACACCCGATTTCTAATGATGCACTGCAATATGACAAAAATCCAGCATTTTACGGAAATTGAGTTAACTCCTGCACCGGAAAACAAAACAGGAAGTCCCGAAATCTACTGATTCCCGTGCATCCCGTCGGTATAATTTGCAGGATAGCATTACAGTTTTTGACAAACTGCCTTGGCGGAAGGGCCAATTGTCTGAAAAACCTTGTAAAAATTGATATCGGTGGAAAACGGCAGGCCGCCCGATTGTCCGGTACGGTTAATGATAGGTTTATCCGACCAAATCACTTTGACCGCTGACGCCGCCGGACCTCTTTGATGAAGTTCAAGGGAAAATCCTTCATTGCAATTGTCTTGAGTCCCGAGCCACCGTTTTCCGACTGGCTTGGCGAAATCGACCGCATCATCGCCCGCTCGCCGGGCTTTTTCATCGACCGGCCGATCATACTTGACGTGCGCGGCAGCAAAATCGCGATCGAAGACCTGGAGCAGCTCCTGGAAGAACTGGGGACCCGTTCCGTGCGGGTGATGGGCATCGACGGCGTTTCCGGCACCCGGCTGAAGCCAGGGATGCCGCCCAGTTTCTCCGGCGGCCGGCTTGCGTCCGATATCGACGTGCCGACGCCCTCCACGAACTCGCCGGGCGCGGAGACTGCCGAAACGCAAGCCAAGGCGCCAAAGGCAGCCCGGGCGGAAGAAAAAACCGACACGAAAGCACCGACTGCGGCGCGGAAGAAAAGCCACACGAGCGCGGAGAGTGATGACAAGCAGGCGGCGCCCGCCAGCATTGTCAGCGGCTCGTCGATCGTGATCACCGAGCCGGTCCGCTCCGGGCAGAGCATCTTGCATCCCGACGGCGATGTCACCGTGATCGGTTCGGTCAGCTCGGGCGCGGAGATCATCGCGGGCGGATCGATCCATGTTTATGGCGCCCTGCGCGGCCGGGCACTTGCAGGTGTTGCCGGCAAGGACTGTGCCCGGATCTTCTGCTCCAAACTGGATGCCGAACTGGTTTCCATCAACGGCCTCTACAAGGTGGCGGACGATTTCGACGGCACCTTGCGCAATG carries:
- the minC gene encoding septum site-determining protein MinC, which codes for MKFKGKSFIAIVLSPEPPFSDWLGEIDRIIARSPGFFIDRPIILDVRGSKIAIEDLEQLLEELGTRSVRVMGIDGVSGTRLKPGMPPSFSGGRLASDIDVPTPSTNSPGAETAETQAKAPKAARAEEKTDTKAPTAARKKSHTSAESDDKQAAPASIVSGSSIVITEPVRSGQSILHPDGDVTVIGSVSSGAEIIAGGSIHVYGALRGRALAGVAGKDCARIFCSKLDAELVSINGLYKVADDFDGTLRNAPAQIRFENETLVFEELN
- a CDS encoding ATP-binding protein; protein product: MTSARMRQPSIRSLLLSAIGLLLVVIMVIGAIALYTLTSAEERLDTYHGQTLAEVSDALELSGNASQLATSAPFLMTLSPSFQLESEAADILATLDRIDELGGGAPELSRPLARIRVAINDLVTVMAPQAEDAATIALIDRELDRLQRRFRRLAQEGAQPPQLRQGWSSLQQLVMAAIGALRSQELIKVGEHESNYRRIRREIGATLPPPVSDGLREVEEAVSKRGDLFALRFSGLAAKLDAENALFRIRTEVAQVNAFALNTVTDAKRRLQISRDRTTTSITFAKTVILALTGLSMIVAVGSAVFVSRYVIANLHQITAVMRRLAAGDLKAKLSRKTISRDEIGQLSEAFRKFRSNALRLERKTREVWRRNELFITVFQNISDGVAVLSPTGQIIAENGRVRELLRLMPAETGPRPNLAQLIEASPFERRSRENERAGFAEYADPTGRVLEVRRSPLPDGGSVWLFSETTERKRIDERLEEIRRVESLGKVTGEVAHDFGNILSTISGNLHLLENEPSPKAAVLRGRINDAVELGVSLIERLLAFARKQHLTPRETDIAAIAEGMEDLLSMALPETVTLTISCDDGPLCARIDPGQLESAILNLCVNAGQAISDRGRIEIGVHRFEDGAVALSVRDDGCGMDETTLRQAAEPFFSARADGEGTGLGLSMVHGFVHQSGGTIAIDSQPGQGTCVTLTFPAMDGHGQENAGPPRRTGTALVVDDDTGSARAISEMLAGFGYDVSTANSFEKARTELRRDRSLSVLVSDLQLDNGQSGWALVLQALETVPDCTAIAVSGHLPENDPIGSEFGERFAKLAKPVTAEALAAKLGEVDPVVKN